A single window of Paracoccus sp. MBLB3053 DNA harbors:
- a CDS encoding quaternary amine ABC transporter ATP-binding protein, which yields MEKTQNANADILIDCQSVWKVFGKRSADAIRAIAEKGLGKPEVLRDYNCVVGVSDASLQVRRGEIFCIMGLSGSGKSTLIRLLNRLIEPSLGKVLVKGRDIATMNAATLRETRARHIGMVFQSVALLPHRNVLENAAFGLEVQGIPREERNRAASAALEKVGLADWKARFPSELSGGMQQRVGLARALASDPEIILMDEPFSALDPLIRRQLQDEFRQLTKELGKSAVFITHDLDEAIRIGDRIAIMKDGVIIQTGTAEEIVMNPADQYVADFVAGISRLHLVKAHSVMIPAAEWRGPVETLPRCAPDSDIDALIGQVTSSGSDAVAVVEGGKLLGIVTIRNLLLGMRGEPERQAAA from the coding sequence ATGGAAAAGACCCAGAATGCCAATGCCGACATCCTGATCGACTGCCAGTCTGTGTGGAAGGTGTTCGGAAAGCGCAGCGCGGATGCGATCCGCGCGATCGCGGAAAAGGGGCTGGGCAAGCCCGAGGTGCTGCGCGACTACAATTGCGTCGTCGGGGTCTCGGATGCCAGCCTTCAGGTCCGTCGCGGCGAGATCTTCTGCATCATGGGGTTGTCGGGCAGCGGCAAGTCGACACTTATCCGCCTCCTGAACCGGCTGATCGAGCCGAGCCTCGGCAAGGTGCTGGTCAAGGGCCGCGACATCGCGACGATGAACGCGGCGACCCTGCGCGAGACCCGCGCCCGCCATATCGGCATGGTGTTCCAAAGCGTGGCCCTGCTGCCCCATCGCAACGTGCTCGAGAACGCGGCCTTCGGCCTCGAGGTCCAGGGCATCCCCCGCGAGGAACGCAACCGCGCAGCCTCGGCAGCGCTTGAAAAGGTCGGCCTTGCGGATTGGAAGGCGCGCTTCCCGTCCGAGCTTTCCGGCGGCATGCAGCAGCGCGTCGGCCTTGCGAGGGCGCTGGCCTCGGACCCCGAGATCATCCTGATGGACGAGCCCTTCTCGGCGCTGGACCCGCTGATCCGGCGGCAATTGCAGGACGAGTTCCGCCAGCTCACCAAGGAGCTCGGCAAGTCGGCGGTTTTCATCACCCATGATCTCGACGAGGCGATCCGCATCGGCGACCGCATCGCGATCATGAAGGACGGCGTCATCATCCAGACCGGCACCGCCGAAGAGATCGTGATGAACCCGGCCGATCAATATGTCGCGGATTTCGTCGCCGGCATCTCGCGGCTGCATCTGGTCAAGGCGCATTCGGTGATGATCCCCGCAGCCGAGTGGCGCGGCCCGGTCGAGACCCTGCCGCGCTGCGCACCCGATTCCGATATCGACGCGCTGATCGGGCAGGTCACCAGTTCCGGCAGCGACGCCGTCGCAGTGGTCGAGGGTGGCAAGCTCTTGGGCATCGTGACGATCCGCAACCTGCTTCTGGGCATGCGGGGCGAACCCGAACGCCAGGCGGCGGCCTGA
- a CDS encoding glycine betaine ABC transporter substrate-binding protein: protein MRRILGTILAGAVALGLALPAAAQDKVIRMGTLSWEDLTPITGITRKVLEDKGYTVEVTPFSEWGIAYAALAKGDVQILASQTDYVAQDYWQRNKNRLEKISPVSHGLYQGIAVPKYVPIDSLEQLNENAEKFGGKIVGIEPGAGLMRDAAEAVKQYGLDLQLVEGSSAAMTAALKSATERQEWIAVTIWEPSWMVQKYDVKYLADPKGVFPPPQGYYWIGQKGFSEEYPEAREAMASVYVPLADITAINSAVNDGKTMDEAIADWIAAHADLIGRWENIKSY, encoded by the coding sequence ATGCGCAGAATTTTGGGGACCATCCTCGCAGGGGCCGTGGCGCTCGGCCTTGCCCTGCCGGCGGCGGCCCAGGACAAGGTCATCAGGATGGGCACCCTGTCCTGGGAGGACCTGACCCCGATCACCGGCATCACCAGGAAGGTGCTCGAGGACAAGGGCTATACCGTCGAGGTCACGCCCTTCTCGGAATGGGGCATCGCCTATGCCGCGCTCGCCAAGGGCGACGTGCAGATCCTGGCCTCGCAGACCGATTACGTCGCCCAGGATTACTGGCAGCGCAACAAGAACCGGCTCGAGAAGATCTCTCCGGTCTCGCACGGGCTCTACCAAGGCATCGCGGTGCCGAAATACGTGCCGATCGATTCTCTCGAGCAGCTGAACGAGAATGCCGAAAAATTCGGCGGCAAGATCGTCGGCATCGAGCCGGGCGCCGGCCTGATGCGCGATGCAGCCGAGGCGGTCAAGCAATACGGGCTTGACCTGCAACTGGTCGAGGGCAGCAGCGCGGCGATGACCGCCGCGCTGAAATCCGCGACCGAGCGGCAGGAATGGATCGCGGTCACCATCTGGGAACCCTCGTGGATGGTGCAGAAATACGATGTGAAATACCTCGCCGATCCCAAGGGCGTCTTCCCCCCGCCGCAGGGCTATTACTGGATCGGCCAGAAGGGCTTCTCCGAGGAATATCCCGAGGCCCGCGAGGCCATGGCGAGCGTCTATGTGCCGCTGGCCGACATCACCGCGATCAATTCGGCGGTGAATGACGGAAAGACCATGGACGAGGCCATCGCCGACTGGATCGCGGCCCATGCCGACCTGATCGGGCGCTGGGAAAACATCAAGTCCTATTGA
- a CDS encoding LysR substrate-binding domain-containing protein, whose product MPPVKRRYLPSLGSFATFEVAAKHLSFTLAAKELNVTQGAVSQQIRLLERALDVALFVRRHNALELTPEGASLQAAVTAGLDTISAGVSAISGDEGPQTVTLSATNGMASFWLKPVIDRFRASHPEIGFTVLASDEDGTLRNYSEVDIAFLCGSERYEVGEELHFLFQEVAQPVCTPAYLAEHGPFDTPDDLNRVNLLHLHDRHWSADAIGWQPLGWAEWFRAQGAEWAKAPSTLSTNKVGLLMEAVLEGEGVMLGWHHMVRAPIARGELVFAHPAPITAGRGNFLTCKKKSLKRPCVAGFVAHVLDTLRDEAV is encoded by the coding sequence ATGCCGCCGGTCAAGCGCCGCTACCTGCCATCGCTGGGCTCTTTCGCGACTTTCGAAGTGGCCGCGAAGCATCTGAGCTTCACCCTGGCCGCGAAGGAGCTGAACGTCACCCAAGGGGCGGTCAGCCAGCAGATCCGCCTGCTTGAACGCGCGCTGGACGTGGCCCTGTTCGTGCGCCGTCACAATGCGCTGGAGTTGACCCCCGAGGGCGCGAGCCTGCAAGCGGCGGTCACCGCCGGGCTCGACACGATCAGCGCCGGGGTCTCGGCCATCTCGGGTGACGAGGGGCCGCAGACGGTCACGCTTTCGGCCACCAATGGCATGGCAAGCTTCTGGCTGAAGCCGGTGATCGACCGCTTCCGCGCGAGCCATCCCGAGATCGGCTTCACCGTGCTCGCCTCGGACGAGGACGGCACGCTGCGCAACTATTCCGAGGTCGATATCGCCTTCCTCTGCGGCAGCGAGCGCTACGAGGTCGGCGAAGAGCTGCATTTTCTGTTCCAGGAGGTCGCCCAGCCGGTCTGCACCCCCGCCTACCTGGCCGAGCACGGCCCCTTCGACACGCCCGACGACCTGAACCGGGTCAACCTGCTGCATCTGCACGACCGGCACTGGAGCGCGGATGCCATCGGCTGGCAGCCGCTCGGTTGGGCCGAATGGTTCCGGGCGCAGGGCGCCGAATGGGCCAAGGCGCCCTCGACGCTCTCGACGAACAAGGTGGGCCTGTTGATGGAAGCTGTCCTTGAGGGCGAGGGCGTGATGCTGGGCTGGCATCACATGGTCCGCGCCCCCATCGCGCGGGGCGAGCTGGTCTTCGCCCATCCCGCGCCGATCACCGCCGGGCGGGGCAACTTCTTGACCTGCAAGAAGAAATCCCTCAAGCGCCCCTGCGTCGCGGGGTTCGTCGCGCATGTGCTTGACACTTTGCGGGATGAGGCCGTCTGA
- a CDS encoding NAD(P)/FAD-dependent oxidoreductase, with the protein MAVHAAIRLPVFNGPAGWSAILPPVAPRARLEGTTGCDVAIVGAGFAGLSAARRLKQIDPALDIVLLDAARVSEGGTGRNSGFMIDLPHELTSSDYAGDDGRDRQLTALNRQAIDFAGAAVRDYAIPEGCFQRSGKINAAASEPGIAANLSYAAHLAAMGEAHELLDARQMKEITGSDYYRTGLFTPGTAMLQPAGYVRGLAAGLEGQGLRIFERSPVLRIETQGQRWRLTTEAGSVTAAKVILSNNGHLESFGFKRGRLMHVMLNACMTEELPPEAIRALGGQECWGTTPADPMGTTVRRIGPGQGGHRIVIRQGGYYRPEMQTSAADLARAARAMRRKFDARFPMLRGIRFEHAWSGHLCLSRNAVSVLRELEPGLFAACVQNGLGTARGTLTGIGAAELACGRESAITRHFGAEEEPSALPPHPFDSWGANAYMRWKEWLARLE; encoded by the coding sequence ATGGCGGTGCATGCGGCCATTCGCCTGCCGGTCTTCAACGGCCCCGCCGGCTGGAGCGCGATCCTGCCCCCGGTCGCGCCCCGCGCGCGGCTCGAGGGAACCACCGGCTGCGACGTGGCGATCGTCGGGGCGGGCTTCGCCGGGCTCTCGGCCGCGCGGCGGCTGAAGCAGATCGATCCTGCGCTTGACATCGTCCTCCTCGATGCGGCGCGGGTCAGCGAGGGGGGGACCGGGCGGAACTCGGGCTTCATGATCGACCTGCCGCATGAGCTGACCTCGAGCGACTATGCCGGGGACGATGGCAGGGACCGGCAGCTGACCGCGCTCAATCGCCAGGCGATCGACTTCGCCGGCGCGGCGGTGCGCGACTATGCGATTCCCGAGGGCTGTTTTCAACGCAGCGGCAAGATCAATGCCGCGGCCTCGGAACCCGGAATCGCGGCCAATCTCAGCTATGCCGCGCATCTTGCCGCGATGGGCGAGGCGCATGAGCTGCTGGACGCGCGGCAGATGAAAGAGATCACCGGCTCGGATTACTACCGCACCGGCCTTTTCACGCCGGGCACCGCGATGCTGCAGCCCGCAGGCTATGTCCGGGGGCTGGCCGCCGGGCTGGAAGGGCAGGGCCTGCGCATCTTCGAGCGCTCGCCGGTGCTGCGGATCGAGACACAGGGCCAGCGCTGGCGGCTCACCACGGAGGCCGGATCGGTCACTGCGGCAAAGGTCATCCTGAGCAATAACGGCCATCTGGAAAGCTTCGGCTTCAAGCGCGGCCGGCTCATGCATGTCATGCTGAACGCCTGCATGACCGAGGAGCTGCCCCCCGAGGCGATCCGCGCCCTTGGCGGGCAGGAATGCTGGGGCACGACGCCCGCCGACCCGATGGGCACGACCGTGCGCCGCATCGGGCCGGGGCAGGGCGGCCACCGCATCGTCATCCGCCAGGGCGGCTATTACCGCCCCGAGATGCAGACCAGCGCCGCCGACCTCGCCCGCGCCGCCCGCGCCATGCGCCGCAAATTCGACGCGCGCTTCCCGATGCTGCGCGGCATCCGCTTCGAACATGCCTGGTCGGGGCACCTGTGCCTGTCGCGCAATGCCGTCTCGGTCCTGCGCGAGCTGGAGCCGGGCCTCTTCGCCGCCTGCGTCCAGAACGGGCTGGGCACGGCGCGGGGGACGCTGACCGGCATCGGCGCGGCGGAACTGGCCTGCGGGCGCGAAAGCGCCATCACCCGCCATTTCGGTGCCGAGGAGGAACCCTCGGCCCTGCCGCCCCATCCCTTCGACAGCTGGGGCGCAAATGCCTATATGCGCTGGAAAGAATGGCTGGCCCGGCTAGAATGA
- a CDS encoding aldehyde dehydrogenase: MGDLLTTAEYKAIAATLELPQNAFIDGSFRPAISGKSFTTVNPATGAALAEIAACGAEDVDLAVSKARESFDDGRWSRLHPAARKEVLLRLAKLIERNSRELAVMESLDSGKTIFDCETVDVPETVHVLKWHAELIDKIYDQVAPASDDHIAMILREPVGVVGLVLPWNFPLLMLAWKIGPALAAGCTVVVKPAAETTLTTLRVAELAVEAGLPRGVLNVVTGSGSEVGEPLGRHPDVDMVSFTGSTATGRRFLHYSADSNLKEVVLELGGKNPCIVLDDAEDLDAVAAHVVNGAFWNMGENCSAASRLIVQKAIKPKLLERVAAHAREWNSGDPLDPSVRVGALVSQAHFEKVSGYLAQAVKSGRIVLGGESHGGTHVAPTVVEVTDRDDRLAREEIFGPILTVIEVARFEEAIAVANDTKYGLAASIFTANGKRALRGARMLRAGTVTVNSFGEGDITTPFGGYKQSGFGGRDNGIHAHDQYTQLKTIWLDLSDHADTALD, translated from the coding sequence ATGGGCGATTTGTTGACGACCGCGGAATACAAGGCCATCGCGGCCACGCTCGAACTGCCGCAAAACGCCTTCATCGACGGCAGCTTCCGGCCCGCGATCTCGGGGAAAAGCTTCACCACGGTGAACCCGGCGACCGGCGCGGCGCTGGCCGAGATCGCCGCCTGCGGGGCCGAGGATGTCGACCTGGCCGTCTCGAAGGCCCGCGAGTCCTTTGATGACGGGCGCTGGTCGCGCCTGCATCCCGCCGCGCGCAAGGAGGTGCTGTTGCGCCTTGCCAAGCTGATCGAGCGCAACTCCCGCGAGCTTGCGGTGATGGAAAGCCTCGACAGCGGCAAGACCATCTTTGATTGCGAGACCGTCGATGTCCCCGAGACGGTGCATGTCCTGAAATGGCATGCCGAGCTGATCGACAAGATCTACGACCAGGTCGCGCCAGCCTCGGACGACCATATCGCCATGATCCTGCGCGAGCCGGTCGGCGTCGTCGGTCTGGTGCTGCCCTGGAACTTCCCGCTGCTGATGCTGGCCTGGAAGATCGGACCGGCCCTTGCCGCCGGCTGCACGGTGGTGGTGAAGCCCGCCGCCGAGACCACCCTGACGACCTTGCGGGTGGCCGAACTAGCCGTCGAGGCAGGCCTTCCCCGCGGCGTCCTGAACGTGGTGACCGGCTCGGGCTCGGAGGTCGGCGAGCCGCTGGGCCGTCACCCCGATGTCGACATGGTCAGCTTCACCGGCTCGACCGCGACGGGGCGGCGCTTCCTGCATTATTCCGCAGACAGCAATCTCAAGGAGGTGGTGCTGGAACTGGGCGGCAAGAATCCCTGCATCGTGCTCGACGATGCCGAGGATCTGGACGCGGTCGCGGCCCATGTCGTCAATGGCGCCTTCTGGAACATGGGCGAGAACTGCTCGGCCGCCTCGCGGCTGATCGTCCAGAAGGCGATCAAGCCGAAGCTGCTGGAACGCGTCGCGGCCCATGCGCGGGAATGGAATTCCGGCGATCCGCTGGATCCCTCGGTCCGGGTCGGGGCGCTGGTCTCGCAGGCGCATTTCGAGAAGGTCTCGGGATATCTCGCGCAGGCCGTCAAGTCGGGCCGGATCGTCCTTGGCGGCGAAAGCCATGGCGGCACCCATGTCGCGCCGACCGTGGTCGAGGTCACGGATCGCGACGACCGGCTGGCTCGGGAAGAGATCTTCGGCCCGATCCTGACCGTCATCGAGGTGGCGAGATTCGAAGAGGCGATCGCGGTCGCCAATGACACGAAATATGGACTTGCGGCGTCGATCTTCACCGCCAATGGCAAGCGGGCGCTGCGCGGCGCGCGGATGCTGCGGGCCGGGACGGTGACCGTGAACAGCTTCGGCGAGGGCGACATCACCACCCCCTTCGGCGGTTACAAGCAGTCGGGCTTCGGCGGGCGCGACAATGGCATCCATGCCCATGACCAGTATACCCAGCTCAAGACGATCTGGCTGGACCTGTCCGATCACGCGGATACGGCGCTGGACTGA
- a CDS encoding dihydrodipicolinate synthase family protein, whose amino-acid sequence MTARMVLEGIYTPLITPLHADGSFDLDSLAALIETLVSAGVHGLISGGSTGENYAQSVDERLALARFTVERVAGRLPVIIGTGAMRTEDSLALAKGAREMGADAILLGTPPYSVPTERENALNALAIDRAADLPVILYNYPGRMGVEMGRDFLDRVGRSRNVIGIKESSGDINRVHLLARDYPHIQMSCGMDDQALEFFAWGARSWICAGSNFLPREHVALYEACAIRGDFDKGRRIMSAMLPLMRVLEQGGKFIQCVKHGVEVTGVSAGPMRPPLKGLNKDEKRALEQVIGVLKTSVAAITEGN is encoded by the coding sequence ATGACTGCCCGGATGGTGCTGGAAGGCATCTACACGCCACTGATCACGCCATTGCACGCGGACGGGTCCTTTGACCTCGACAGCCTCGCGGCGCTGATCGAGACCCTTGTCAGCGCCGGCGTGCACGGGCTGATCTCGGGGGGCTCGACCGGCGAGAACTATGCCCAGAGCGTCGACGAACGCCTTGCGCTGGCCCGTTTCACCGTCGAGCGCGTGGCCGGGCGGCTGCCGGTCATCATCGGCACCGGGGCGATGCGGACCGAGGATTCCCTGGCGCTGGCCAAGGGCGCGCGCGAGATGGGCGCGGATGCGATCCTGCTCGGGACGCCGCCCTATTCCGTCCCGACCGAGCGCGAGAACGCGCTGAACGCGCTGGCCATCGACCGCGCCGCCGACCTGCCGGTGATCCTTTACAACTACCCCGGCCGGATGGGCGTCGAGATGGGGCGCGACTTCCTCGACCGGGTGGGCCGGTCGCGCAATGTCATCGGCATCAAGGAAAGCTCGGGCGACATCAACCGCGTCCACCTGCTGGCGCGCGACTATCCCCATATCCAGATGTCCTGCGGCATGGACGACCAGGCGCTGGAATTCTTCGCCTGGGGCGCGCGCAGCTGGATCTGCGCGGGCTCGAACTTCCTGCCGCGCGAGCATGTCGCGCTTTACGAGGCCTGCGCCATCCGCGGCGATTTCGACAAGGGCCGCCGGATCATGTCGGCCATGCTGCCCTTGATGCGGGTCCTCGAACAGGGCGGCAAGTTCATCCAATGCGTCAAGCACGGGGTCGAGGTCACGGGCGTCAGTGCCGGACCGATGCGCCCGCCCCTGAAGGGGCTGAACAAGGACGAGAAACGCGCGCTGGAACAGGTGATCGGTGTGCTGAAGACCAGCGTCGCGGCCATCACGGAGGGGAATTGA
- a CDS encoding hybrid-cluster NAD(P)-dependent oxidoreductase — translation MSEASELIVSGEALIWQDSEELECCSVVPEAADVATISFVSPGGALFKYEPGQFLTLELPVPGGNVWRTYTISSSPSRPLTISVTVKAQAGSLGTRWMLDHLKPGMRIRASGPLGIFTMPRREKKKYLFISAGSGVTPSLSMTSYLFDRGTDIDVVFVNCAKSPSEIIGRQQLEQMAARVPSIKLYFIVEQDDPYRVWTGLRGRLNQLMIGLIASDYLEREVYCCGPEPFMDAVREMLISLGYDMGRYHQESFGTPVETQADAIVHDDLVPDARAEASIAFTRSQVSKACHETDTILAVARASGIVIPFGCTFGVCGTCKVRKLSGQVQMVHSGGISEEDIENGYVLACCSRPIGGVAIDV, via the coding sequence ATGTCGGAGGCAAGCGAACTGATCGTGTCCGGCGAAGCCCTGATCTGGCAGGACAGCGAAGAATTGGAATGCTGCTCGGTCGTTCCCGAGGCGGCCGACGTGGCGACGATCAGCTTCGTCTCACCCGGCGGGGCCCTCTTCAAATACGAGCCCGGACAGTTCCTGACGCTGGAGCTGCCCGTGCCCGGGGGAAACGTCTGGCGGACCTACACGATCTCCTCCTCGCCCTCGCGGCCGCTGACCATCTCGGTCACGGTCAAGGCCCAGGCGGGCAGCCTTGGCACGCGCTGGATGCTGGACCATCTGAAGCCGGGGATGCGGATCAGGGCCAGCGGCCCGCTGGGCATCTTCACCATGCCGCGCCGCGAGAAGAAGAAATACCTGTTCATCTCGGCCGGGTCCGGCGTCACGCCGTCGCTGTCCATGACCAGCTACCTGTTCGACCGCGGGACCGATATCGACGTGGTGTTCGTCAATTGCGCGAAAAGCCCCTCCGAGATCATCGGTCGCCAGCAGCTTGAGCAGATGGCGGCCCGCGTCCCCTCGATCAAGCTCTACTTCATCGTCGAGCAGGACGATCCCTACCGCGTCTGGACGGGGCTTCGCGGCCGGCTGAACCAGCTGATGATCGGGCTGATCGCCAGCGACTATCTCGAGCGCGAAGTCTATTGCTGCGGTCCCGAACCCTTCATGGATGCCGTGCGCGAGATGCTGATCTCGCTGGGATACGACATGGGGCGCTATCATCAGGAAAGCTTTGGGACACCGGTCGAGACCCAGGCGGACGCGATCGTCCATGACGACCTCGTGCCCGACGCGCGTGCCGAGGCCAGCATCGCCTTCACCCGATCGCAGGTCAGCAAGGCCTGCCACGAGACCGACACCATCCTTGCCGTCGCCAGGGCCTCGGGCATCGTCATTCCCTTCGGCTGCACGTTCGGCGTCTGCGGCACATGCAAGGTGCGCAAGCTCTCGGGCCAGGTCCAAATGGTCCATAGCGGCGGGATCTCGGAGGAGGATATCGAGAACGGCTATGTTCTGGCCTGTTGCTCGCGTCCCATAGGCGGCGTCGCGATCGACGTGTGA
- a CDS encoding aromatic ring-hydroxylating oxygenase subunit alpha yields the protein MPQDSDVLSMLMRRKPAHSLAQEFYGDPGVFQVDMDKIWYRSWLFAIPSCEIPKPGDYVVHEVGVYSVVIVRGNDREIRAFHNSCRHRGSVLCKTKKGKNPKLVCPYHQWTYDLDGKLLWARDMGPEFDPSQHGLKQVHCRNASGMVYICLADEAPDFETLAAETARYLAPHDLENSKIAHESTIIEKGNWKLVWENNRECYHCAGNHPSLCRTFPEDPRAIGNMGDGSELATALDKHVSRCEAVGAPSAYRIAEHGEWRFVRTPLLETAESYTMDGKAAVTRPNSSIPFKDAGALLKFMYPATWNHFLSDHSILFRVTPLSPTETEVCTKWLVHKDAVEGQDYDLKRLTEVWIATNDEDREVVENNQRGILTPAYQPGPYSEIHEGGLIQFSDWYSATLIREITGPRAIAAE from the coding sequence ATGCCGCAAGACTCCGACGTTCTTTCGATGCTGATGCGTCGCAAGCCCGCCCATTCCCTGGCGCAGGAATTCTATGGCGATCCCGGGGTCTTCCAGGTCGATATGGACAAGATCTGGTATCGCAGCTGGCTGTTTGCGATCCCCTCCTGCGAGATCCCCAAGCCCGGCGATTACGTGGTGCATGAGGTCGGGGTCTATTCGGTCGTGATCGTTCGCGGCAATGACCGCGAGATCCGCGCCTTCCACAATTCCTGCCGGCATCGCGGCTCGGTCCTGTGCAAGACGAAGAAGGGCAAAAATCCCAAGCTGGTCTGTCCCTATCATCAATGGACCTATGACCTGGACGGAAAATTGCTCTGGGCACGCGACATGGGTCCGGAATTCGATCCCTCGCAGCACGGGCTGAAACAGGTCCATTGCCGCAACGCCTCGGGCATGGTCTATATCTGCCTCGCGGATGAGGCGCCGGATTTCGAAACCCTGGCCGCCGAGACCGCCCGCTACCTTGCGCCGCATGACCTCGAGAACTCGAAGATCGCCCATGAAAGCACGATCATCGAGAAGGGCAACTGGAAGCTGGTCTGGGAAAACAACCGCGAATGCTATCACTGCGCGGGCAATCACCCATCGCTGTGCCGGACCTTCCCCGAGGACCCGCGCGCCATCGGCAACATGGGCGATGGCAGCGAGCTGGCCACGGCGCTGGACAAGCATGTCTCCCGCTGCGAGGCGGTCGGCGCGCCATCGGCCTACAGGATCGCCGAGCATGGGGAATGGCGCTTCGTGCGGACGCCGCTGCTTGAGACCGCCGAAAGCTACACGATGGACGGCAAGGCCGCTGTCACGCGGCCGAATTCCTCGATCCCGTTCAAGGATGCCGGCGCGCTTCTGAAATTCATGTACCCGGCGACCTGGAACCATTTCCTGTCGGATCACAGCATCCTGTTCCGTGTCACCCCGCTCAGCCCGACCGAGACCGAGGTTTGCACGAAATGGCTGGTCCACAAGGACGCCGTCGAGGGGCAGGACTATGATCTCAAGCGCCTGACCGAGGTCTGGATCGCGACCAATGACGAGGATCGCGAGGTGGTCGAGAACAACCAGCGTGGCATCCTGACCCCGGCCTACCAGCCCGGCCCCTATTCCGAGATCCACGAAGGCGGCCTGATCCAGTTCAGCGACTGGTATTCCGCGACGCTGATCCGCGAGATCACCGGCCCTCGCGCGATCGCGGCGGAATAA
- a CDS encoding LysR substrate-binding domain-containing protein gives MRRPYDLASITALLSFEAAGRHLSFKLAAKETNVTPAAVSHQIKALEQDLGCAMFIRRHRGVELTEKGAFLLITLQRALETISDSVTQLRESTDKVDVTIRATTAVSSLWLTPKIGAFWKVYPDISVSQIISDVPGSAGKYDLSIRYAMPQQDDEEWRPLFQDRILALGSEAFRQQHDIRHASDLMNVPLIHMRSEENDWTGWSDWFRALGLAAAKGRSMHVNNHMIALQAAQDDVGAVLGWERLLGDRLGQMGLVRLVPESLPSPAGFHLTIHSRASAKARLFADWLTKA, from the coding sequence TTGCGTAGACCTTATGACCTTGCCTCGATCACTGCCCTGCTGTCCTTTGAGGCCGCGGGCCGGCATCTGAGCTTCAAGCTTGCGGCAAAAGAGACTAATGTCACCCCGGCCGCGGTCAGCCATCAGATCAAGGCCTTGGAGCAGGATCTTGGCTGCGCGATGTTCATCCGTCGGCATCGCGGGGTCGAGCTCACCGAGAAGGGAGCCTTCCTGTTGATCACCCTGCAGCGGGCCTTGGAGACGATTTCGGATTCGGTCACCCAATTGCGCGAAAGCACGGACAAGGTCGATGTGACCATCCGCGCCACGACCGCCGTCAGCTCGCTTTGGCTGACGCCCAAGATCGGCGCCTTCTGGAAGGTTTATCCCGACATTTCTGTCTCGCAGATCATCAGTGACGTTCCGGGCAGCGCCGGGAAATATGATCTGAGCATCCGCTATGCCATGCCGCAGCAGGATGACGAGGAATGGCGACCGCTTTTCCAGGACCGGATCCTGGCATTGGGAAGCGAGGCGTTCCGCCAGCAGCATGACATTCGCCATGCATCCGATTTGATGAACGTGCCGCTGATCCATATGCGCAGCGAGGAAAATGACTGGACCGGATGGTCGGACTGGTTCCGGGCCTTGGGTCTGGCCGCTGCGAAAGGGCGCAGCATGCACGTCAACAATCACATGATTGCCCTTCAGGCGGCGCAGGACGACGTCGGTGCGGTGCTGGGATGGGAGCGGCTGCTGGGCGACAGGCTTGGGCAGATGGGCCTCGTCAGGCTTGTCCCGGAAAGCCTGCCCTCACCCGCCGGTTTCCACCTGACGATCCATTCCCGCGCCTCGGCAAAGGCGCGCCTGTTCGCCGACTGGCTTACCAAGGCATAG
- a CDS encoding acyltransferase, whose amino-acid sequence MGFDGACHGRPRRDLCFPTTSARRSGGREPNPGAELAVASPGKVTGMLRKLLTYRAMVKGKNVGLWRKLCKPSPEEWTAYLKAHGGFHRFGENCYILPDSIFTDPALTSIGKNVWIVGAWLSGHDGSAIMMNHAYGAKLDAVGPVIIHDDVFIGRGATILPGVTIGPRAIVGAGAVVSSDVPPNSVVGGNPARRIRSLDEHFERVQMRTDSYPWKALIEQRQSGHDPALEPELLRQRIAYFFPLDSGDDLPATGDTSET is encoded by the coding sequence TTGGGCTTCGACGGTGCATGTCATGGGCGACCTCGCCGCGATCTGTGCTTTCCCACCACCTCCGCTCGCCGAAGTGGCGGCCGCGAGCCCAACCCAGGCGCTGAACTCGCTGTTGCTTCGCCAGGAAAGGTAACCGGAATGCTCCGAAAACTACTGACATATCGGGCCATGGTGAAAGGAAAGAATGTCGGGCTTTGGCGAAAGCTGTGCAAGCCGAGCCCCGAGGAGTGGACCGCATACCTCAAGGCTCATGGCGGTTTTCACCGGTTCGGCGAGAATTGCTATATTCTGCCGGATTCCATCTTCACCGATCCTGCCTTGACCTCGATTGGCAAGAATGTCTGGATCGTCGGCGCCTGGCTTTCCGGGCATGACGGCAGCGCCATCATGATGAATCACGCATATGGGGCAAAGCTCGACGCCGTAGGTCCGGTGATCATCCATGACGACGTTTTCATCGGTCGGGGGGCAACGATCCTTCCCGGCGTCACGATCGGACCGCGCGCAATCGTCGGCGCCGGCGCGGTGGTGAGCAGCGATGTCCCGCCGAATTCAGTTGTCGGGGGCAATCCCGCTCGGCGCATCCGTTCGCTGGACGAGCATTTCGAGCGTGTGCAGATGCGAACCGACAGCTATCCATGGAAGGCGTTGATCGAGCAGCGCCAGAGCGGCCATGATCCGGCCCTGGAGCCGGAGCTGCTGCGCCAAAGGATCGCGTATTTTTTTCCGCTCGATTCAGGTGACGACCTGCCGGCGACCGGCGACACCTCGGAGACCTGA